Proteins found in one Muntiacus reevesi chromosome 2, mMunRee1.1, whole genome shotgun sequence genomic segment:
- the OIT3 gene encoding oncoprotein-induced transcript 3 protein, whose translation MPRFLLFACLFIIATLGSPRALDPCSAYISLNEPWRNTDHQFDESRGSPLCDNSVDGEWYRFTGMAGDAMPTFCIPENRCGTHAPVWLNGSHPLEGDGIVQRQACASFNGNCCLWNTTVEVKSCPGGYYVYRLTKPSVCFHVYCGHFYDICDEDCHGSCLGTSECTCAPGTVLGPDRQTCFDENECEQNNGGCSEICVNLKNSYRCECGVGRVLRSDGKTCEDIEGCHNNNGGCSHSCLTSERGYQCECPRGLVLSEDNHTCQVPVFCKSNTIEVSIPRDLVGGLELFLTNTSCRGVSNGTHVNILFSLKTCGTVVDVVNDKIVASNLVTGLPKQTPGSSGDIIIRTSKLLIPVTCEFPRLYTISEGYVPNLRNTPLEIMSRSHGIFPFTLEIFKDHEFEEPYREALPTLKLRDSLYFGIEPLVHVNGLESLVESCFATPTSKIDEIMKYYLIQDGCVSDDSVKQYTSRDHLAKHFQVPVFKFVGKDHKEVFLHCRVLVCGMPDERSRCAQGCHRRVRREAGGEDASGPQSQVLTGGPISIDWED comes from the exons ATGCCTCGGTTCCTGCTTTTCGCCTGCCTCTTCATCATAGCAACACTTGGGTCACCAAGGG CCCTAGACCCTTGTTCTGCTTACATCAGTCTGAACGAGCCATGGAGgaacactgaccaccaattcgaTGAGTCTCGAGGCTCCCCTCTATGTGACAACAGTGTGGACGGGGAGTGGTACCGCTTCACAGGCATGGCTGGGGATGCTATGCCCACCTTCTGCATACCAGAAAACCGCTGCGGAACCCATGCACCTGTCTGGCTCAATGGCAGCCACCCTCTGGAAGGTGATGGCATTGTGCAACGCCAGGCCTGTGCGAGCTTCAACGGCAACTGCTGCCTATGGAACACCACTGTGGAGGTCAAGTCTTGCCCTGGAGGCTACTATGTGTATCGTCTGACCAAGCCCAGCGTCTGCTTTCATGTCTACTGTGGTC ATTTTTATGACATCTGTGATGAGGACTGCCACGGCAGCTGCCTGGGTACCAGTGAGTGCACGTGTGCTCCAGGAACCGTGCTAGGCCCCGACAGACAGACGTGCTTTG ATGAAAATGAATGTGAGCAAAACAATGGTGGCTGCAGTGAGATATGTGTAAACCTCAAAAATTCCTATCGCTGTGAATGTGGGGTTGGCCGTGTGCTAAGAAGTGATGGCAAGACATGTGAAG ACATTGAAGGATGCCACAATAacaatggtggctgcagccattcTTGCCTTACATCTGAGAGAGGCTATCAGTGCGAATGTCCCCGGGGCTTGGTGCTGTCTGAGGATAACCACACTTGCCAAG TTCCTGTATTCTGCAAGTCAAACACCATCGAAGTGAGCATCCCCAGGGACCTGGTTGGCGGTCTGGAGCTCTTCCTGACCAACACCTCCTGCCGAGGCGTGTCCAATGGCACCCATGTCAACATCCTCTTCTCCCTCAAGACATGTGGCACAGTGGTTGAT GTGGTGAACGACAAGATCGTGGCCAGCAACCTGGTGACGGGCCTCCCCAAGCAGACCCCGGGGAGCAGTGGTGACATCATCATTCGAACCAGCAAGCTGCTGATTCCCGTGACCTGTGAGTTTCCACGCCTGTACACCATCTCCGAAGGCTACGTTCCCAACCTTCGCAACACCCCGCTGGAAATCATGAGCCGCAGCCACGGAATCTTCCCATTCACTCTGGAGATCTTCAAGGACCATGAGTTCGAAGAGCCTTACCGGGAAGCTCTGCCTACTCTCAAGTTGCGAGACTCCCTCTACTTTGGTATTGAGCCCCTGGTGCACGTGAATGGCTTAGAAAGCCTGGTGGAGAGCTGCTTCGCCACCCCCACATCCAAGATCGACGAGATCATGAAGTACTACCTCATCCAGGATGG CTGTGTTTCAGATGACTCGGTAAAGCAGTACACATCCCGGGATCACCTCGCAAAGCACTTTCAGGTCCCCGTCTTCAAGTTTGTGGGCAAAGACCACAAG GAAGTGTTCCTGCACTGCCGGGTCCTGGTCTGCGGGATGCCGGACGAGCGGTCCCGCTGTGCTCAGGGCTGCCACCGGCGAGTGCGTcgtgaggcaggaggagaggatgcCAGCGGTCCACAGAGCCAGGTGCTGACAGGTGGTCCAATCAGCATCGACTGGGAGGACTAG